One part of the Methanocalculus alkaliphilus genome encodes these proteins:
- the psmB gene encoding archaeal proteasome endopeptidase complex subunit beta: protein MMQQPQEIMHGTTTIGIVFSDGVVLATEKRATMGYMIASKNAKKIYKITESIGMTTAGGVGDAQQLARLMSVESNLFEIRRGRGITVGASATLLSNYLNQNRYFPYYVQLLVGGIDEKGPSVYSVDAMGGATREDDFVATGSGSPMAFGVLEDRYASGMTEKEAIELAVRSIKSAMRRDAGSGEGFQLAVITKEKFEVLDDSQLNQIAASLRT from the coding sequence ATGATGCAACAGCCACAGGAGATTATGCATGGGACGACGACCATCGGGATCGTCTTCTCAGATGGTGTCGTCCTTGCGACGGAGAAACGTGCGACCATGGGGTACATGATCGCAAGTAAAAATGCGAAGAAGATCTATAAGATCACCGAATCCATCGGAATGACAACCGCCGGGGGTGTCGGTGACGCCCAGCAGCTGGCACGGCTTATGAGTGTTGAGAGCAACCTCTTTGAGATCCGGAGAGGTCGCGGGATAACCGTCGGAGCATCCGCAACACTCCTCTCAAACTATCTCAACCAGAACAGGTACTTCCCGTACTATGTACAGCTCCTCGTCGGCGGTATCGATGAGAAGGGGCCTTCAGTCTACTCGGTTGATGCGATGGGCGGTGCTACTCGCGAAGATGATTTTGTTGCAACAGGATCAGGATCCCCGATGGCGTTTGGAGTGCTTGAAGACAGATATGCATCAGGCATGACCGAGAAGGAAGCGATTGAGCTTGCAGTCCGATCCATCAAATCCGCAATGCGGCGTGATGCCGGATCCGGAGAAGGATTCCAGCTCGCCGTCATTACAAAGGAGAAGTTTGAGGTTCTGGATGATTCACAACTTAATCAGATAGCAGCCTCCCTCCGCACCTGA